The sequence GAAGTAGTCCGAGGCGTAGTACATGTGCTCGCCCCAGTCAAAACCGAGCCACTTCACGTTCTCCTTGATGGAGTCCTCGTACTCGATGTCTTCTTTCGCAGGGTTCGTGTCGTCGAAGCGCAGGTGGCAACGGCCGCCGAAGTCGCGGGCAAGGCCGAAGTTGAGGCAGATGGATTTCGCGTGGCCGATGTGCAGGTAACCGTTCGGCTCCGGCGGGAAGCGGGTCACGATGCTCTTGTGCTTGCCGTTTTTTAGATCTTCGGTGACGATGTTGCGGATGAAATTGGCCGCTTTCTCGACTACTGGTGTTTCTTCTGTTGTCATATGTGTTGTCCTGTCCGCTGCCGGTGCGGCCGGCATGCGTAGAGTTGAATATTTTTACTTCTTTTCCAAAAGCGCCACTGAGTAAGCGGCGATGCCGTCGCCTCTTCCGGCGAAGCCGAGTTCCTCGGTGGTGGTCGCCTTGACGTTCACCCGGTCTTCCTCGGTGCCGAGCGTCGCCGCGATGTTGCTTCTCATCTGCGCGATGAAGGGGGCGAGTTTCGGGCGCTGCGCGACCACTGTGGCGTCGACGTTGCCGACCCTGTACCCCTTGCTTTCCGCGAGATCCATGACGTGGCGCAGAAGCTTCAGGCTGTCCGCCCCTTTGTAGGCCGGGTCGGTGTCGGGGAAGTGCTTGCCGATGTCCCCTTCGCCGATGGCGCCCAGGATGGCGTCGGAGATGGCGTGCAGGAGCACGTCGGCATCGGAATGCCCGAGAAGCCCCTTCACGTAGGGGACGTCCACCCCGCCGAGGATCAGTTTGCGCCCCTCCACCAGTCTGTGTACGTCATAGCCGTGCCCGATGCGCATCATTTCACTTCTTCTCCTTCAAAAAAGCCTCGGCGAGGATCATGTCCTCGGGAGTCGTGATCTTTATGTTCGTGTAGTCGCCTCTCACGACCTGCACCGGTTTTCCCTGGCGCTCCATGAGCGAGGCGTCGTCGGTCCCGAGAAAACCATCGGCGGCGGCCTCGTCGTGGGCGGCGCCGATCAGGCCGTAGCGAAACGCCTGTGGCGTCTGCGCCAGCCAGAGCTGTTCACGCGGCGGCGTCTCGGCGATGACCCCCTCGCGGACCACTTTCACCGTGTCCTTGACCGGGACCGCGACGATGGCGGCGCCGGAAGCTTGCGCGGCGGCAACGGACTCTTCGAGCATGGCGGCGGTGACGAAGGGGCGCACCCCGTCGTGGATCAGCACCAGGTCGTCCGCAGCGATTCCCTCGATGGCGCGCAGCCCGTTATGGACCGAGTGTTGCCGCTCGGCGCCTCCCGGCACGATGGCGCGCACCTTCGTGAAGCCGTAGCGCTCGACCACCTCGCTGCGGCAAAATGGGATCTCCTGCTCGGGCGAGACGAGGTAGATGGCGTCGATGCATGCGGCCTCCTGGAAGACCCGCACGGTGTGCGCGACGATCGGCATGCCGTCGAGCGCGAGGTACTGCTTGTTGTACCCCGCCCCCATCCTCTTTCCCATGCCCGCGGCTGGAATAAGCGCGAAAACCCTGGTCAAAAATAACCTCGATTGTGAGAGCGGCTTCCCGGGAGGGAAAGCGCCGAATTATACAGTTTGGCTGTGAAAAAACCAGTTAAATATCACCAAAGTAAGTGCAGACACGCCACCTGGAGAAGTGGAGCGCCGCCTAGCCGACCAAGGCGGTTAGGGCGGCGGCCAGGTCCGGCAGGTCGTCGTCCTGTAGGGTGCGCGGATCGAGCAGGAAGGCGTTCTTGCTGATCCGGCCGATGACCGGAATCTCCATCCCCCTGAGCCTTGATTCGATGTCGTTCGGGGAAAGCCCCTCTACGGCGACCTCGATGAGCATGGTGGGGAGGTTCAGAAGCGGCAGCGTGCCGCCACCGGCCTGCGAGAAGCCGTCGGTCAGCTTGTAGCTGACTGCGTCCGGCGTGCGGCGGCGCAACTGCCCCGCGATCTTTCTGGCGCGGGCGGTGAGCTCGGGGAGCGAGGCTGTCAGCATGCGCAGCGTCGGCACCTTCTTGAAGGCCACTATTTCGTCGCGGTACAGCGCGAGGGTCGCTTCGAGGCTTGCGAGCGTCAGCTTGTCCATCCTGAGCGCGCGCAGGAGCTGGTGCTTCTTCATCGCCTCGATGAAGTGCTTCTTGCCGACGATGATGCCCGCCTGCGGCCCGCCCAGGAGCTTGTCGCCGCTGAAGGTGATGACGTCGACACCGGCGCGCACGAAGTCCTGCACTGTCGGTTCGGGGCAGGGGAGTTTCCCGGAGAGGTCGACCAGGTTCCCGCTACCCATGTCGGCCAGGACCGGGACCCCGGCCTGCTTGCCGAGTTCCACCATCTCCTCCGCGGTTACCTCTTTGGTGAAGCCAAGAACCGCGAAGTTGCTGCAGTGTACTTTCAGAAAGACCGCGGTGTTCTCGTTCACCGCGTTCTGGTAGTCCTTCGGGTGGGTCCGGTTGGTGGTACCGACTTCCCTGAGCGTGACGCCGGAAAGCCTCATCACCTCGGGGATCCGGAACGAGCCGCCGATCTCGACGAGTTCTCCGCGGGAGACCACCGCCTCGCGTCCTGCCGCCATGGCGCTCAAGGTCAGCAGCACCGCCGCCGCGTTGTTGTTCACCACGATGGCGGCCTCGGCACCGGTCAGCTCGCACAAGAGGGCCTCGACGTGGCTGTAGCGGCTCCCCCGCACCCCCTCGTCGAGGTCGAATTCGAGGTTCGAGTAAGAAAAGGCGATGGTGTTGAGGGCGTCGCGGGCGGCCTCGGGGAGGATGGAGCGTCCGAGGTTCGTGTGGATGACGATGCCGGAGCCGTTGATGACCCGCCGCAGGCTCGGGCGGGTCAGAAGGCGCAGCTCGCGCGAAACCGCAGTGCAGAGCGCTTTCTCGGCGAAGGCCGCATCGTCGAGGGAACCGGCACGGGCCCCGGCACGAAGCAGATCCAGCACCTGGCGTACCGCCTTCAGCACGAGTTCCCTCGGCTGTTCGGAGAGAAGCCGGCGCACGTCCTCCCATTCGAGAACCCGGTCCACTTTAGGGATCAATTTCAGCTGCTGCACAAAGCCCCTCCACTCATTGAAATGGCAACGGGCTAATTTAACTCAAAGTGATGAATGAGGCAAAGAAAATCCACTGGTTTGGAGGGGAATGAACCAATTGACCTTGGGATTGAGGGATGAGGCGAGAGATTAGCGGTGAGAGCGTGACGGCGGAGCCTTGGCTCCTGTACTGGGTAAAAGAAAACCCGCGGGGCTTAAGGGCGCCGCGGGTTGGTAGGCTGGATTAGAGGTCGAGTCCTTTGGTGGTCCACATCTCGGGGGAGTCTTCCTCCTCTATGAGGACCTTGCCGCCGTACTCGGCGTTTTTCTGCACGAGCATCTCGGCCATCACCGGATCGCGCTTGCGGAACGCCTCGATGATCTTCTCGTGCTCCTCCACCGAGAGCTGCATCCTCCCGGGCTTCATAAGCGACGCCATGCGCAGACGCTGAAACTTCTTCAGCAGCTGGGAGATCATGTCGTGCAGCTTTTCGTTGCCCGCTCCCTTGATGAAGAGCTCGTGAAAACTGTTGTGCACCTTGAAGAAGTGGCGCACGTCGCCTTCCTCGGCGATCTCCCGCAGCTTCTCGTTTATCGCCTCAAGCTTGTTTATCTCGCGCGTGCTGAGCTGCGCGCAGGCCTTGCGGGCGGCGTAACCTTCCAAAATGCTCTTTATGGCGTAGAACTCTTCGACGTCCTTCGCGGAGAAGCTGGCGACCAGCGCTCCCTTGCGCGGGATGACGGAAAGATATCCTTCGGATTCCAACTGGCGGAAGGCTTCCCGGATCGGCGTGCGGCTGATTCCGAAGCGGGCGGCAAGTTCGGGTTCGGCAACCTTTTCTCCAGGCTTGAGAGCGCCAGACATGATGGCATCGCGGATGGTCTCAAGTATGCGTTCTCTAAGGGTAAGGTGCTTTTCTACGCTCTTCTTCATGCGGCCCCCTTGAATGATCGCCGTATTGTATACAGTATCCAAAGATTGTCAAGCATTTCCCTTTGCAATTCAGGGGGGATGCACATGAAATTGCTTGAAATGTCACCGCATGGTCTGTATGTTGCGACGCTGAGGGAGTTTCGAAAATGGATCCAGTCCGGCATTTCAAAATTTCCATAGGGGTGTTGCTGCTCCTCCTTACCGTCGGGACCAGCGGGTACATGACGCTGGAAGGGTGGAGTCTCTTGGACGCCCTGTACATGACGGTGATCACCCTCGGCACGGTCGGCTTCCGGGAGGTCCACGACCTGAGCCACGTGGGGAAGATGTTCACCATGATGCTGATTTTCTTCGGGGTCGGCGTCATCGGCTACATCGTGGGCAGCCTCGCCCAGATCATGTTCGAGGGGCAGTTCCAGAGGATCCTCGGGAGGAAAAAAGTGGAAAAGGCGATAGCGGCCCTCGACGGGCACTACATCATCTGCGGGTTCGGGCGCATCGGCTCCCTCATCTGCAAGGAATTCGCAGCCAAACCGCTTCCCTTCGTGGTGGTGGAAAAGGACATCGACATGATCGCCCAGATGGAGAAGGACGGCAACGGCTACCTGTTCCTGCCGGGCGACGCGACCATCGACG is a genomic window of Geomonas ferrireducens containing:
- a CDS encoding GntR family transcriptional regulator, whose amino-acid sequence is MKKSVEKHLTLRERILETIRDAIMSGALKPGEKVAEPELAARFGISRTPIREAFRQLESEGYLSVIPRKGALVASFSAKDVEEFYAIKSILEGYAARKACAQLSTREINKLEAINEKLREIAEEGDVRHFFKVHNSFHELFIKGAGNEKLHDMISQLLKKFQRLRMASLMKPGRMQLSVEEHEKIIEAFRKRDPVMAEMLVQKNAEYGGKVLIEEEDSPEMWTTKGLDL
- the selA gene encoding L-seryl-tRNA(Sec) selenium transferase — translated: MQQLKLIPKVDRVLEWEDVRRLLSEQPRELVLKAVRQVLDLLRAGARAGSLDDAAFAEKALCTAVSRELRLLTRPSLRRVINGSGIVIHTNLGRSILPEAARDALNTIAFSYSNLEFDLDEGVRGSRYSHVEALLCELTGAEAAIVVNNNAAAVLLTLSAMAAGREAVVSRGELVEIGGSFRIPEVMRLSGVTLREVGTTNRTHPKDYQNAVNENTAVFLKVHCSNFAVLGFTKEVTAEEMVELGKQAGVPVLADMGSGNLVDLSGKLPCPEPTVQDFVRAGVDVITFSGDKLLGGPQAGIIVGKKHFIEAMKKHQLLRALRMDKLTLASLEATLALYRDEIVAFKKVPTLRMLTASLPELTARARKIAGQLRRRTPDAVSYKLTDGFSQAGGGTLPLLNLPTMLIEVAVEGLSPNDIESRLRGMEIPVIGRISKNAFLLDPRTLQDDDLPDLAAALTALVG
- the ispD gene encoding 2-C-methyl-D-erythritol 4-phosphate cytidylyltransferase, encoding MTRVFALIPAAGMGKRMGAGYNKQYLALDGMPIVAHTVRVFQEAACIDAIYLVSPEQEIPFCRSEVVERYGFTKVRAIVPGGAERQHSVHNGLRAIEGIAADDLVLIHDGVRPFVTAAMLEESVAAAQASGAAIVAVPVKDTVKVVREGVIAETPPREQLWLAQTPQAFRYGLIGAAHDEAAADGFLGTDDASLMERQGKPVQVVRGDYTNIKITTPEDMILAEAFLKEKK
- the ispF gene encoding 2-C-methyl-D-erythritol 2,4-cyclodiphosphate synthase, producing the protein MRIGHGYDVHRLVEGRKLILGGVDVPYVKGLLGHSDADVLLHAISDAILGAIGEGDIGKHFPDTDPAYKGADSLKLLRHVMDLAESKGYRVGNVDATVVAQRPKLAPFIAQMRSNIAATLGTEEDRVNVKATTTEELGFAGRGDGIAAYSVALLEKK